A genomic region of Elstera cyanobacteriorum contains the following coding sequences:
- a CDS encoding bifunctional [glutamine synthetase] adenylyltransferase/[glutamine synthetase]-adenylyl-L-tyrosine phosphorylase, protein MAFQFPFLATLANLPRPGRPDRVEVAIERLLDRAESHGEECLAAIRAMLAHPQGSALIAAIFGNSPFLTEAILAEPAFWVTVATNGPDATFAEVINPINDELAAAQQSPDLMRSLRIAKRRAALTIAVADIAGVWPLMRVTGALSEFADRCLSVAAGHALAIKRQQKGEAMSADLVANSRRGLIILGMGKLGARELNYSSDVDLILLYDPDRVSSGVAALRDTLRETYVRFAQDLARLIHERTGDGYVFRVDLRLRPDPASTPAALSVLAAETYYETVGQNWERAAMIKARLVAGDAEAAALFQRNLRPFVWRRHLDFAAIADIHSIKRQINAHKGGTESVPGRDLKLGRGGIREIEFFVQTQQLIWGGRDPSLRLRPTLEVLSALVAAGRVQPTSAEALAAAYIRLRTWEHRVQMVEDQQTHKLPTDPEAFAAIAAFSGYADAESFTAAVLETLEQVRCHYGDLFEESPPLSGPGDLVFTGVEDDPATLQTLTGMGFSDAAGISETVRGWHHGRIRATRSARARELLTELMPGLLNALAQTPDPMAAFRRFDRFLTNLPAGVQILSLFQQNPGVLDLVAEIMGSAPGLAEHLARHPRLLDGLIHDAQRISADQPIATEAELAEDLAAEFAQSNSFEEVLDGVRRWTGDRRFQIGVALLRGEITPEAAARGLSAVADTVIGALLPQVHREFAQTHGQVPGGEFAVLALGKLGARELTASSDLDLVFIYRVPDGVDQSDGGKPLPPSLYFQRLGQRLIGALTVLTAEGELYQVDMRLRPTGNKGPVACSLESFTSYHADEAWTWEHMALIRARTVAGDPPLCADVRAVREAVLTRPRDRAVILADVADMRARIAKERPGQGAFDVKDRPGGLVDVEFIAQGLILSTAAPGAASLPPDLGHTLTGLHWLASVRVLTPDAADRLIRAGRLWQRLQVMLRLAGTGKFDPATAPEGVRRALVRAAGVLDFSILEQEMSEAATEVRALFQALIVPAAPATDPSATGDA, encoded by the coding sequence ATGGCGTTTCAGTTTCCATTCCTGGCAACACTCGCAAACCTACCGCGTCCGGGGCGGCCGGACCGGGTAGAGGTCGCCATCGAACGCTTGCTCGACCGGGCCGAAAGCCACGGGGAAGAATGCCTTGCGGCGATAAGGGCTATGCTGGCGCATCCGCAAGGGTCCGCGTTGATTGCGGCCATTTTTGGCAACAGCCCTTTCCTGACGGAGGCGATTCTCGCCGAACCAGCCTTTTGGGTGACAGTGGCGACCAACGGTCCCGACGCCACCTTCGCCGAAGTTATTAATCCCATCAATGACGAACTGGCCGCTGCTCAGCAATCCCCCGATCTCATGCGTAGCCTGCGGATCGCCAAACGCCGCGCGGCGCTGACGATTGCCGTCGCCGATATCGCCGGGGTTTGGCCGTTGATGCGGGTGACGGGCGCCTTGTCGGAGTTTGCGGACCGCTGCCTTTCGGTGGCGGCGGGGCACGCGCTGGCGATCAAACGTCAGCAGAAGGGCGAGGCGATGAGCGCCGATCTGGTGGCCAATAGCCGCCGGGGCCTGATCATCCTTGGTATGGGTAAGCTCGGCGCGCGGGAACTCAATTATTCCTCCGACGTCGATCTGATCCTGCTTTACGATCCCGACCGGGTTTCCTCCGGCGTTGCCGCTCTGCGCGATACGCTGCGCGAGACCTATGTGCGCTTTGCCCAGGATTTGGCGCGCTTGATCCACGAACGGACAGGCGATGGCTATGTCTTTCGCGTCGATCTGCGGCTGCGGCCAGATCCGGCGTCCACCCCGGCGGCCCTATCGGTGCTGGCGGCAGAGACTTATTACGAAACGGTCGGCCAAAACTGGGAACGCGCTGCGATGATCAAAGCGCGGCTGGTGGCGGGGGATGCCGAGGCGGCGGCGCTGTTTCAGCGTAACCTGCGGCCTTTCGTCTGGCGGCGGCATCTGGATTTCGCGGCGATTGCCGATATTCACAGCATCAAACGCCAGATCAACGCCCACAAGGGCGGGACGGAGTCGGTTCCGGGTCGCGATCTAAAACTCGGGCGCGGCGGCATTCGCGAGATCGAGTTTTTCGTGCAGACCCAGCAGCTCATCTGGGGTGGGCGCGATCCGTCGCTGCGGCTCCGCCCGACATTGGAGGTGTTGAGCGCCCTGGTCGCCGCCGGGCGGGTGCAGCCGACCAGTGCCGAAGCGCTGGCGGCTGCTTATATCCGCCTGCGCACCTGGGAGCATCGGGTGCAGATGGTCGAGGACCAGCAGACCCATAAACTGCCGACCGATCCCGAGGCGTTTGCGGCGATTGCTGCCTTCAGCGGCTATGCCGATGCCGAGAGTTTTACGGCGGCAGTGCTGGAAACCCTGGAGCAAGTGCGCTGCCATTACGGCGATCTTTTTGAAGAATCGCCGCCGCTGTCTGGTCCCGGCGATCTTGTGTTCACCGGGGTGGAGGATGACCCGGCAACCTTGCAAACCTTGACCGGGATGGGGTTTTCCGACGCGGCGGGGATTTCGGAGACGGTGCGCGGCTGGCACCATGGCCGCATCCGTGCAACCCGGTCGGCCCGGGCGCGCGAACTGCTGACGGAACTAATGCCGGGGTTGCTGAACGCCCTCGCGCAAACGCCGGACCCGATGGCGGCCTTTCGCCGGTTCGACCGGTTCCTGACCAATTTGCCCGCCGGGGTGCAGATCCTCTCGCTATTTCAGCAGAACCCGGGGGTGCTGGATTTGGTGGCGGAGATTATGGGGTCGGCGCCGGGGCTGGCGGAGCATCTTGCCCGCCACCCGCGCTTGCTGGACGGTTTGATCCACGATGCCCAGCGCATTTCCGCCGACCAACCGATTGCGACCGAGGCTGAGTTGGCGGAGGATTTGGCCGCCGAATTCGCGCAAAGCAATAGTTTTGAGGAAGTGCTGGACGGGGTGCGCCGCTGGACCGGCGACCGGCGCTTTCAGATTGGTGTTGCGCTGCTGCGCGGTGAAATCACCCCAGAGGCGGCAGCGCGCGGCCTTTCCGCCGTGGCCGATACGGTCATCGGCGCTTTGCTGCCGCAGGTCCATAGGGAATTTGCGCAAACCCACGGGCAGGTGCCGGGTGGGGAATTTGCCGTGTTGGCCTTGGGCAAGCTCGGCGCGCGGGAGTTGACGGCCTCCTCCGACCTCGACCTCGTGTTCATCTACCGCGTGCCCGACGGGGTGGATCAATCGGATGGCGGGAAGCCGTTGCCGCCGTCGCTCTATTTCCAACGCCTTGGTCAACGGCTGATCGGCGCCCTAACGGTGCTGACGGCGGAAGGGGAGCTTTATCAGGTCGATATGCGCCTGCGCCCAACCGGCAATAAGGGGCCGGTGGCCTGTAGCCTTGAAAGTTTCACCAGCTATCACGCCGATGAAGCCTGGACTTGGGAGCATATGGCCCTGATCCGCGCCCGGACGGTGGCGGGCGATCCGCCCCTCTGTGCCGACGTGCGGGCGGTGCGGGAGGCGGTTCTAACCCGCCCGCGCGACCGGGCGGTGATTCTGGCCGATGTTGCCGATATGCGCGCCCGTATCGCCAAGGAACGGCCCGGGCAGGGGGCGTTCGATGTCAAAGACCGGCCCGGGGGCCTCGTGGATGTGGAATTCATCGCCCAAGGCCTCATTCTGTCCACAGCGGCGCCGGGGGCGGCAAGCCTACCGCCGGACCTTGGCCATACGCTGACCGGCCTGCACTGGCTCGCAAGCGTCCGGGTTCTAACGCCCGATGCGGCGGATCGGTTGATCCGGGCCGGGCGGCTGTGGCAGCGGCTGCAGGTCATGCTGCGCCTGGCCGGTACGGGCAAGTTCGACCCGGCGACCGCCCCGGAAGGGGTGCGGCGGGCGTTAGTACGCGCGGCGGGCGTTCTTGACTTTTCCATCCTCGAACAAGAGATGAGTGAGGCCGCGACGGAGGTGCGGGCGCTGTTCCAGGCGCTGATCGTTCCCGCCGCTCCGGCAACCGATCCTTCCGCAACAGGAGATGCGTGA
- the bcp gene encoding thioredoxin-dependent thiol peroxidase: MSLDVGTQAPDFTLPTDGNGSITLSALQGKPVVLYFYPKDDTSGCTAEACQFRDMQPDFSGVDAVVIGLSKDSVASHDKFKKKYELPFTLASDTDGTVCEAYGVWVEKSMYGKKYMGIERATYLIGRDGKIAKIWRKVKVPGHGADVLKAVKAL, translated from the coding sequence ATGAGCCTCGACGTTGGCACCCAAGCCCCGGACTTTACCCTTCCCACCGATGGCAATGGGTCGATCACGCTCAGCGCCCTTCAGGGTAAGCCGGTCGTGCTGTATTTCTACCCGAAAGACGATACTTCGGGTTGCACGGCAGAAGCCTGTCAGTTCCGCGATATGCAGCCCGATTTCTCGGGCGTCGATGCCGTCGTTATCGGCCTGTCGAAAGACAGCGTGGCGAGCCACGATAAATTCAAGAAGAAGTACGAGCTGCCCTTCACCCTCGCGTCCGACACCGACGGAACGGTGTGCGAAGCCTATGGCGTTTGGGTCGAAAAAAGCATGTACGGTAAGAAGTACATGGGCATCGAACGGGCGACCTATCTGATCGGCCGCGACGGTAAGATCGCCAAAATCTGGCGCAAGGTGAAAGTGCCGGGGCACGGTGCCGATGTACTGAAGGCCGTGAAGGCGCTGTAG
- a CDS encoding LysR substrate-binding domain-containing protein — protein sequence MRTIDLETDLLRCFVAVADRGGFTAAAEAIGRTQSAVSLKIRKLEETLGLRVFERTSRSLSLTSDGEVLLGYARRLLDLNDEAVQRLVGPDASGTLRLGVADYIAPRSLPLLLSRFNRHFPRIHVEVRTGLGMDLIPMLNRGELDLVICGREPGMSLGRLLYREPLVWVSGEGATLPKGPAVPMAALPFHCSHRRAAADVLARAGLRQEIVYTSSSVAGVQAAVVAGLGIGVLPQSAVLPGMRLLTAEDGFPDLPEAEMAVVGEEKLTGTAGAAFVRFWEESLVPLIRQDGAEVAPRPLIQA from the coding sequence ATGCGCACGATTGATTTAGAAACTGATTTGCTTCGCTGCTTTGTCGCGGTGGCCGACCGGGGCGGCTTTACCGCGGCGGCGGAGGCCATTGGCCGGACGCAATCGGCGGTTTCCCTCAAGATTCGTAAGTTGGAAGAAACCCTCGGCCTGCGGGTCTTCGAGCGCACCAGCCGGTCGTTGTCCCTAACGTCGGACGGGGAGGTGCTGCTGGGCTACGCACGCCGCTTGCTCGATCTCAACGACGAGGCCGTGCAGCGGTTAGTTGGGCCGGATGCCAGTGGCACCCTGCGCCTGGGCGTTGCCGATTATATCGCGCCCCGCAGCCTGCCGCTGCTGCTCTCGCGCTTCAATCGGCATTTCCCACGCATTCATGTGGAGGTGCGCACGGGGTTGGGCATGGACCTGATCCCGATGCTGAACCGGGGCGAGCTTGATTTGGTGATCTGCGGGCGCGAGCCGGGCATGAGCCTCGGGCGGCTGCTCTACCGCGAACCCCTGGTCTGGGTCAGTGGCGAGGGGGCAACCCTGCCGAAAGGCCCCGCCGTGCCGATGGCGGCGCTGCCATTCCATTGCAGCCATCGCCGGGCGGCGGCAGACGTGCTGGCCCGCGCCGGGCTGCGGCAGGAGATTGTTTACACCAGCAGCTCGGTGGCGGGGGTGCAGGCTGCCGTTGTTGCGGGGCTGGGCATCGGCGTTCTGCCCCAGTCGGCGGTTCTGCCCGGTATGCGCCTGTTGACCGCCGAGGATGGGTTTCCCGATTTGCCGGAAGCCGAAATGGCGGTGGTCGGCGAAGAAAAGCTGACCGGAACAGCGGGCGCGGCCTTCGTGCGCTTCTGGGAAGAAAGCCTCGTGCCGCTGATCCGGCAGGACGGGGCGGAGGTCGCCCCCCGCCCGTTGATTCAAGCGTAG
- a CDS encoding D-amino acid dehydrogenase yields MRILVLGSGVIGVTTAYYLSKAGHEVTVVDRQPSPAQETSFANAGEVSPGYSSPWAGPGVPVKALKWMFMKHGPLVVRPTLDIRQYLWLAQMLRNCTATRYAVNKARMVRIAEYSRDKLVELRAETGIQYDERTLGTLQVFRTHQQMDAIAGDIEVLKQYNVPFERLSPTECAQAEPALGKVQHKIVGGLRLPHDETGDCHMFTERLAKLAEGLGVKFLFNTRIDGLVTDATRVTGVATSAGVLTADTYVVAMGSFSPHLMAPLGVTVPVYPVKGYSLTLAMTDEAGAPVSTVMDETYKIAITRLGNRIRVGGTAELSGFTTDLPQGRRETLETSVRDLFPTGGDLATATFWSGLRPMTPDGTPIIGPTRFGNLYLNTGHGTLGWTMSCGSGRVLADMISGQKPEIETSDLSMIRYA; encoded by the coding sequence ATGCGCATTCTCGTGCTGGGCAGCGGCGTAATCGGGGTGACGACAGCCTATTACCTCAGCAAAGCCGGGCATGAGGTTACGGTGGTGGATCGCCAACCGTCGCCCGCGCAGGAAACCAGTTTTGCCAATGCAGGCGAAGTGTCCCCAGGCTATTCCTCGCCCTGGGCCGGGCCGGGGGTGCCGGTGAAAGCGCTGAAATGGATGTTCATGAAGCACGGCCCGCTGGTCGTGCGCCCAACTTTGGACATTCGGCAATATCTCTGGCTGGCGCAGATGCTGCGCAACTGCACCGCCACCCGCTACGCGGTGAATAAGGCGCGGATGGTGCGCATTGCCGAATATAGCCGCGACAAGCTAGTGGAACTACGCGCCGAAACCGGCATTCAGTACGACGAACGCACCCTCGGCACGCTGCAGGTCTTCCGCACCCATCAGCAGATGGACGCTATTGCGGGCGATATCGAAGTGCTGAAGCAGTATAATGTGCCCTTCGAACGGCTTTCCCCAACCGAATGCGCCCAGGCAGAACCGGCGCTCGGGAAGGTGCAGCATAAGATCGTCGGCGGGCTGCGGTTGCCGCACGATGAAACCGGCGACTGCCATATGTTCACCGAACGCTTGGCGAAACTGGCCGAAGGGCTGGGCGTCAAATTCTTGTTCAACACCCGCATTGACGGGCTGGTGACCGATGCCACCCGCGTGACGGGCGTTGCCACCAGCGCCGGGGTGCTGACCGCCGACACGTATGTGGTGGCGATGGGCAGCTTCTCCCCGCACCTCATGGCGCCGCTCGGCGTGACCGTGCCGGTCTATCCGGTGAAGGGCTATTCGCTGACCCTGGCGATGACCGACGAAGCGGGCGCCCCGGTTTCGACCGTCATGGACGAGACCTATAAGATCGCCATCACCCGGCTAGGCAACCGTATCCGCGTCGGCGGGACGGCGGAACTGTCGGGCTTTACCACTGATCTACCGCAGGGGCGGCGCGAAACGCTGGAAACTTCCGTCCGCGATCTCTTCCCGACCGGCGGCGATCTTGCGACGGCGACCTTCTGGTCGGGCCTGCGTCCGATGACGCCGGACGGCACGCCGATCATCGGGCCGACGCGCTTCGGCAATCTCTATCTGAATACCGGCCACGGAACGCTGGGCTGGACCATGTCCTGCGGCTCGGGCCGGGTGCTGGCCGATATGATCTCGGGTCAGAAGCCGGAGATCGAGACCAGCGACCTGTCGATGATCCGCTACGCTTGA
- a CDS encoding Lrp/AsnC family transcriptional regulator — MTENSIISAETAAYTLDEIDRKLLRALRADGRISNADLAASIGLSASACLRRVRLLEHRGIIRGYTALISAPQDQPPTVAIIQITLERQTEDHLGRFEAEIRKCPEVTACYLMTGVADYLVLAETRTVADYERLHKEVLSRIPGVARIQSSFAMRRVTDWRPEGG, encoded by the coding sequence ATGACGGAAAATTCGATAATTTCGGCAGAAACTGCGGCCTACACGCTCGACGAGATCGATCGGAAGCTGCTGCGCGCCTTGCGCGCCGACGGGCGGATCAGCAATGCCGATCTTGCCGCCAGCATCGGCCTGTCGGCCTCGGCCTGTCTGCGCCGCGTTCGCCTGCTGGAGCATCGCGGCATTATTCGCGGCTATACTGCCCTGATCAGCGCGCCCCAGGACCAGCCGCCGACCGTGGCGATCATTCAGATCACCCTGGAACGGCAGACGGAGGATCATTTAGGGCGTTTTGAAGCCGAGATCCGTAAATGCCCGGAAGTGACCGCCTGCTATCTGATGACCGGCGTCGCCGACTATCTGGTGCTTGCCGAAACGCGCACGGTGGCCGATTACGAGCGGCTGCATAAAGAGGTTCTGTCGCGCATTCCCGGCGTCGCGCGCATTCAATCCAGCTTTGCCATGCGCCGCGTTACGGATTGGCGGCCGGAGGGCGGTTAG
- a CDS encoding type II toxin-antitoxin system death-on-curing family toxin yields the protein MNEPEWLHPSIITTIHEEQIAEHGGLTGTRSPELLEAALARPQHLYAFGEPHLCDLAAAYAFGIARNHPFVDGNKRTAFVACELFLLLNGVKLIASDNECIETMLALASGALSAEDYAAWLRTVTQPA from the coding sequence ATGAATGAACCTGAATGGCTACATCCCAGCATCATTACGACGATCCACGAGGAGCAGATCGCCGAACACGGAGGCCTGACTGGAACGCGCTCGCCTGAACTATTGGAGGCTGCTTTAGCGCGTCCGCAGCATCTTTATGCTTTTGGTGAGCCACACCTCTGTGACCTTGCCGCCGCTTATGCCTTCGGAATTGCCCGGAATCATCCTTTCGTGGACGGCAATAAGCGCACGGCATTCGTTGCCTGCGAACTTTTTCTTCTCTTGAACGGTGTTAAACTGATTGCATCCGATAACGAGTGCATCGAAACCATGCTGGCCCTCGCCAGCGGAGCCCTAAGCGCAGAGGATTACGCCGCTTGGCTGCGCACCGTCACCCAGCCCGCCTAA
- a CDS encoding MarR family winged helix-turn-helix transcriptional regulator, with the protein MKAAYLEAIRLTERLHRQFLELIKSELDRLGIEDINNVQAFILFNIGSDDLTVGELTNRGYYLGSNVSYNVRKMVENGYLMQERSTHDRRSIRVKLSAKGLELCQIMDRMFDRQVAALGEVATEAELTSSANTFRRLERFWIGMLDYGLRS; encoded by the coding sequence GTGAAGGCCGCATATCTGGAGGCAATCCGGCTCACCGAGCGCTTGCATCGTCAGTTTCTGGAATTGATCAAAAGCGAGCTTGATCGCCTCGGGATCGAGGATATCAACAATGTTCAGGCGTTCATCCTGTTCAACATCGGTAGCGACGATTTAACTGTCGGGGAATTGACCAACCGGGGCTACTACCTGGGGTCTAATGTCTCCTACAATGTCCGCAAGATGGTCGAAAACGGCTATCTGATGCAGGAACGTTCAACCCACGACCGCCGGTCTATCCGGGTGAAACTGTCGGCCAAGGGGCTGGAACTCTGCCAGATCATGGATCGTATGTTCGACCGTCAGGTTGCCGCCTTGGGCGAGGTGGCGACGGAAGCCGAGCTTACCTCCTCCGCCAATACCTTCCGGCGGTTGGAACGGTTCTGGATTGGCATGCTTGATTACGGCTTGCGGTCGTAA
- a CDS encoding enoyl-CoA hydratase/isomerase family protein produces MSEVQAQESVLFDTQGGALIITLNRPKALNALSLEMIRAMDPVLRRAATDPDIRCVILQGAGDRAFCAGGDVRAVAQAVSAGEMALADAFFREEYTLNHLLHTYPKPIIALIHGICMGGGVGLSAHGPLRVVTDSLMFAMPETGIGLFPDVGGTWVLNQMPGQIGLYLGLTGARLGAADACAIGFATHHIKDADLPALRDALVAEAPATDADAEAIIARFDQPRGDSPLLAQQADIDRLFAGDSIEAILAALTADGSAWAKAQAETLAHKSPTSLKITLEQLRGGKGLDIAAVFVREFRLSQHCMAGPDFREGIRALLIDKDQAPKWSPATLNDVTPDLVKNFFAALPGRELDLTKNG; encoded by the coding sequence ATGTCGGAGGTTCAGGCCCAGGAAAGCGTGCTGTTCGACACCCAAGGCGGCGCGCTGATCATCACCCTCAACCGCCCGAAGGCGCTGAATGCCCTCTCGCTGGAGATGATCCGCGCGATGGACCCGGTGTTGCGCCGCGCGGCGACCGATCCCGATATCCGCTGCGTTATCCTGCAAGGCGCCGGAGACCGGGCTTTCTGTGCCGGCGGCGACGTGCGCGCCGTGGCGCAGGCGGTCAGTGCGGGCGAGATGGCATTGGCCGATGCGTTTTTCCGCGAGGAATATACGCTCAACCATCTGCTGCATACCTATCCAAAGCCGATCATTGCCTTGATCCACGGGATTTGCATGGGCGGCGGCGTCGGCCTCTCGGCGCATGGCCCGCTGCGGGTGGTGACCGATAGTCTGATGTTCGCCATGCCGGAAACAGGGATCGGCCTGTTCCCGGATGTTGGCGGCACCTGGGTTCTCAATCAAATGCCCGGGCAAATCGGCCTCTATCTCGGGCTAACCGGCGCGCGGCTGGGCGCGGCGGATGCCTGCGCCATCGGCTTTGCCACCCATCACATTAAAGATGCCGATCTGCCCGCCCTGCGCGATGCCCTGGTCGCGGAAGCTCCTGCCACGGACGCTGACGCCGAGGCGATCATCGCCCGCTTCGATCAGCCGCGCGGCGATAGTCCACTGCTCGCCCAGCAGGCCGATATCGACCGTCTTTTCGCGGGTGATAGTATCGAAGCCATTCTGGCCGCGCTGACCGCCGATGGTAGCGCTTGGGCCAAAGCCCAGGCGGAAACCCTGGCCCATAAGTCGCCCACCAGCCTAAAGATTACGTTAGAACAGTTGCGCGGCGGCAAGGGCCTTGATATCGCGGCCGTGTTCGTGCGCGAATTCCGCCTTAGCCAGCATTGCATGGCCGGGCCAGACTTCCGCGAGGGTATCCGCGCCCTGCTGATCGATAAGGATCAAGCGCCGAAATGGTCGCCCGCGACGCTGAATGACGTAACCCCCGATCTTGTGAAAAATTTCTTCGCCGCACTGCCAGGACGGGAGCTCGACCTGACTAAAAACGGATGA
- a CDS encoding isobutyryl-CoA dehydrogenase: MTYELTEDQRAFQSMAREFATEHLAPFAAQWDEEHFFPVATFRKAAELGMAGIYVREESGGSGLTRLDAALIFEELSAGCIASAAYLSIHNMVAWMIDRFGNDDQRTRFLPSLLSMEKLASYCLTEPGSGSDAAALRTRAVRDGDHYVLNGAKAFISGAGVSEVYAVMVRTGGDGPGGISTVLVEKGTPGLSFGKPEKKMGWNSQPTAVVTFEDCRVPVANRLGEEGEGFKFAMKGLDGGRINIASCSLGGARAALTAAKEHMSVRKQFGKELASFQALQFRFADMATELEAARLMVHRAARSLDRGDPDATLHCAMAKRFATDAGFEVANQALQLHGGYGYIKEYGVERIVRDLRVHQILEGTNEVMRLITARKLLKEG; encoded by the coding sequence ATGACCTACGAGCTGACCGAAGATCAGCGCGCCTTTCAAAGCATGGCGCGCGAGTTTGCCACCGAACATTTGGCGCCCTTCGCGGCGCAGTGGGACGAGGAGCATTTCTTCCCCGTCGCGACCTTTCGCAAGGCCGCCGAACTCGGCATGGCCGGGATTTACGTGCGCGAGGAGTCGGGCGGATCGGGCCTGACGCGCCTTGATGCGGCCCTCATTTTCGAAGAACTCTCGGCGGGCTGCATTGCCTCCGCCGCCTATCTGTCGATCCATAACATGGTCGCGTGGATGATCGACCGCTTCGGCAATGACGATCAGCGCACCCGCTTTCTGCCCTCCCTCCTCAGCATGGAAAAGCTGGCGAGCTACTGCCTGACCGAACCCGGCTCCGGGTCCGACGCGGCGGCCCTGCGGACGCGGGCGGTCCGCGACGGCGATCATTACGTGCTGAACGGCGCAAAAGCCTTCATCTCCGGCGCGGGCGTGTCGGAAGTCTATGCCGTGATGGTGCGCACTGGTGGTGACGGGCCGGGCGGGATTTCCACCGTGCTGGTCGAAAAAGGCACGCCGGGCCTCAGCTTCGGTAAGCCCGAAAAGAAGATGGGCTGGAACAGCCAGCCGACCGCCGTGGTCACCTTCGAAGACTGCCGCGTGCCGGTCGCGAACCGTTTGGGCGAAGAAGGCGAAGGCTTTAAATTCGCCATGAAGGGCCTCGACGGCGGGCGCATCAATATCGCTTCCTGCTCTCTCGGCGGCGCCCGCGCGGCGCTGACGGCGGCGAAAGAGCATATGAGCGTGCGCAAGCAGTTCGGGAAGGAACTCGCATCCTTCCAAGCGCTGCAATTCCGTTTTGCCGATATGGCGACGGAGTTAGAAGCAGCGCGCCTAATGGTGCATCGCGCCGCCCGCTCCCTCGACCGGGGCGATCCCGATGCGACGCTGCACTGCGCGATGGCCAAGCGCTTCGCCACCGATGCCGGGTTCGAGGTCGCCAATCAGGCGCTGCAACTGCACGGCGGCTATGGCTATATTAAGGAATATGGCGTGGAGCGGATCGTCCGCGATCTGCGGGTGCATCAGATTTTAGAAGGCACCAACGAAGTCATGCGCCTGATCACGGCGCGCAAGCTGCTGAAAGAGGGTTAA
- the hemB gene encoding porphobilinogen synthase: MSRPSIISPTGFPFTRPRRTRMAEWSRRLVQENRLSAADLIWPVFVIEGEKEARPISGLPGVSRLTIDLLIEQAKRAVDLGIPAIALFPAIDPARKSDDAVEAWNPDALMHRAIRALKKAVPGIGLIGDVALDPYTLHGHDGIVVGDRVDNDESVAALVKMSLAQAEAGIDVIAPSDMMDGRIGAIREALEENGFSQTLILSYAAKYSSGFYGPFREALGVTGASYGPQGKATYQMDPANSDEALQEVAIDLQEGADWVMVKPGLPYLDVLHRVKETFAVPTFAYHVSGEYAMWKAASEAGYIDGKRTLLETMMAFKRAGADGILTYAALEVAELLRG; encoded by the coding sequence ATGTCGCGTCCGTCGATCATTTCGCCCACCGGTTTTCCCTTCACCCGCCCGCGCCGCACCCGCATGGCCGAATGGTCGCGCCGCTTGGTGCAGGAAAACCGCCTGAGCGCCGCCGATCTGATTTGGCCGGTGTTCGTGATCGAAGGGGAGAAGGAAGCGCGGCCCATCTCCGGCCTGCCAGGCGTATCGCGGCTAACGATTGATCTGTTGATCGAGCAGGCCAAGCGGGCGGTGGACTTGGGGATTCCCGCGATTGCGCTGTTTCCGGCCATCGATCCCGCCCGCAAATCCGACGATGCGGTGGAAGCCTGGAACCCGGACGCGCTGATGCACCGTGCCATTCGCGCGCTGAAAAAAGCCGTGCCAGGCATTGGCCTGATCGGCGATGTAGCGCTCGATCCCTATACGCTGCATGGGCACGACGGCATCGTGGTCGGCGACCGGGTGGATAATGACGAAAGCGTCGCCGCCCTGGTTAAAATGTCCCTGGCGCAGGCCGAAGCAGGGATCGACGTGATTGCCCCGTCGGATATGATGGATGGGCGCATCGGCGCGATCCGCGAGGCGCTGGAAGAAAATGGCTTCAGCCAGACGCTGATCCTTTCCTATGCCGCCAAATATTCGTCCGGCTTCTATGGGCCGTTCCGCGAGGCGTTGGGCGTTACCGGCGCGTCCTATGGGCCGCAGGGCAAGGCGACCTATCAGATGGACCCGGCGAATAGCGACGAAGCCTTGCAGGAAGTTGCCATCGACCTTCAGGAAGGCGCGGATTGGGTGATGGTCAAGCCCGGCCTGCCGTATCTCGACGTGCTGCACCGGGTGAAGGAAACCTTCGCCGTGCCGACCTTCGCCTATCACGTCTCCGGCGAATATGCGATGTGGAAGGCGGCGTCGGAGGCGGGCTATATCGACGGTAAGCGCACCTTGCTGGAAACCATGATGGCGTTCAAACGCGCGGGCGCCGATGGAATTCTGACCTATGCGGCGCTGGAGGTGGCAGAGCTGCTGCGCGGTTAG